The Urbifossiella limnaea nucleotide sequence CGGGGTGTCGGCGTACGACAGGATCACGTCGCCCGCCCGCAGCCCGGCCGTCCCGGCGGCCCCGGCCGGGGCGACCTGCTGGACCAGCAGGCCGTGCGGCGGGAGGGCGGTGAGGTCGGGCCGGCGGGCCGTCCCGGGCTCGTAGACCGGGTCGCCGACGGCGAGCAGGGTGGGTGGCCGGACCTCCCGCCTCGGGAGGCGGGCGAGGAACGTGCCGGACGGGACGTAGCTGATGGTGAACTCCGGGGCCAGCACCTCGACCGGGACCCCGGCCATCGCCTCGACCGGGACGACGTACAGGGTCTTGACCCCGTCGAGGTGCTTGAGGACCGGGGCGACCCGCTGGGCGTGGAGTTGCTTCGCCAGGGCCGCGACCCGGGCGGCGGGCGCCGACCGCGCCAGGGCCTCGCGGAGCGACTGCGGTAACGCGTCATCCTCCTTCGTCCACTTCCCCGACTCGCCGGTGCCGGGGAGCCGCTCCCACCGGGGGGCGCCGTCCCGCCGCACCACGCAGGCGAAGTGCTCCTCGACGCCACCCGTGCTGAAGACATCGACCCACAGGAGGAGGGCGGCGTCGGCGGGGAGGGCGGCCCGGATCGCCTCCGGGGCGGCCACCGCGCGGGCGCTCTCGGCCACGGCGAGGGCGGCCAGTTTCTGCTCCGCCGCGCGACGGGCCGTGAGCAGTTGTTCCAGTTCCGTGTTTTCGGCATCGGATCGTGTCGTCCGGGTCACCAGCACCAGGATCCGGGACTGCAGATCGGTAACGCGGGCCTGCAAAGTGCCCCGTTCCGCGGATTCGGCGGGGGTGAGTGTTGAACCCGGCTGGTCCCGCTGGTCGAGCAGGCCGCGGGCCAGGGTCAGTTCCGCCTGGTTCCACGCGCCGCCAGGATTCGTACCGCACTCCATCGCAGCCAGAAGCAGGCGCGGGTCGAACTTCGCCCCGATGGCTCGCTCGATCCCCTTCGCCCGGGTGAGGCGACTGGCCTCGGCACTGAAGACGGCCTGCCGCAGAACGGTTGCGGCCTCGGTCGCCTTCCCCTGGGCGGCCAGGTTGAAGGCGAGGTTGGTGTAGCTGGTGGCCGTTTTGGGGTGGTCCTCGCCGAGGACTCTGCGATTGATATCCAGAGTCTTCCGGAACAGCGGGGCAGCCTCGTCCGCCTTCCCCCGGGTTGTCAGGTTGGTGGCGACGTTGTTGTAGCTCCGGGCCGTGTCGGGGTGGTCCTCGCCGAGCACCTTGCGGGCGATGTCCAGAGCCTTCTGGTACAGCGGGGCGGCCTCGGCGTCCTTCCCCCGGGCTGTCAGGTTGGAGGCGAGATTGTTGTAGCTGTCGGCTGTGTGGGGGTGGTCCTCGCCGAGCACCTTGCGGCGGAAGTCCAGAGTCTTCCGGAACAGCGGGGCAGCCTCGGCCGCCTTCCCCCTGGTTTGCAGGTTGGCGGCGACGTTGTTGTAGCTGGTGGCCGTGTCGGGGTGGTCCTCGCCGAGCACCTTGCGGGCGATGTCCAGAGCCTTCTGGTACAGCGGTGCGGCCTCGGCCGGCTTACCACGGGCTTCCAGATTGAAGCCGACCCTACTGTAGCTGTTGCCCGTGTCGGGGTGGTCCTCGCCGAGCACCTTGCGGCGGATGTCCAGAGCCTTCTGGAACAGCGGTGCGGCCTCGGCCGCCTTCCCACGGGTCTCCAGGATGATGGCGACGTAGTTGTAGCTGGTGGCCGTTTCGGGGTGGTCCTCGCCGAGGACCCTACGGTTGATGTCCAGAGCCTTCCGGAACAGCGGGGCGGCCTCGGCCGTCTTCTTCAGGGCGGCCAGGTTGATGGCGACGTTGATGTAGCTGTTGCCCGTTTCGGGGTGATCCTCGCCGAGGATCCTGCGGCGGATGTCCAGGGCCTTTTGAACGAGTGGGGCGGCCTCGGCGTCCTTCCCCCGGGCGGACAGGTTGGCGGCGACGTCGTTGTAACTAGCAGCCGTGTCGGGGTGGTCCTCGCCGAGCACCCTGCGGTAGATGTCCAGGGCCTTCTGGACGAGCGGGGCTGCCTCGGCCGCCTTCCCCCGGGCCTGCAGGTTGGCGGCGACGTTGTTGTAGCTGTTGGCCGTGTCGGGGTGGTCCTCGCCGAGCACCTTGCGGCGGATGTCCAGAGCCTTCTGGAACAGCGGTGCGGCCTCGGCAATCCGTCCTCCCGCGTGGAGTTGGAAAGCCTCACGGTTGGCCAGTCGGGCCGCCCGCCAGTCCCTCCGCCCGTCGGCGTCGAGAGTGCGAAGGGTCTTCAGGTACACCCGCTCGTCCACCACCTCCCAGTGGTCGGCCCCCTGCACCCGCGTCCGCAACGCCACCACCTCCTCCAGAAGCTTCACCGCCTCGTCCACCCGGTCCGCCGCCTTGGCCGCCGCGAGCTTCCGGCGGAGGTCGGCCACCGTCTTCGCGTCCTCCTTCGATAGCACCCGCTGCCACTGCGGCGCCTTCGCCGGCTCCGCCGGCTTCGGCTCCTGGGCCGCCACCAGCCCGACCAGCACCACCCACCCCGGAACCAGGATCAATCCACGCATGATCGACCTCCCCCGAGGAAACTGAAAGAGTGTCACTTCACCGCCGTCACCGGGAACGCCACCGCCGCCACCGGCCCGCCAGCCTGCCCCTTCAGCCAGTCCACCAGCGCCACCACCGGGCGGCGGTTGATGTCCGTCTTCTCTCCCCGACTCCCCCGCGTCGCCGGCCGACCTGGCACGAGCACGTCCAACCCCGCCCCGTCGTCGAACAGGACGGTGTCCGTCGGGGCCGGGTGCCGCCCCCACGGGCCGCCGGGGTGGGACCCCCGCCACTCGCGGTACGGCGGCAGCCGGTCCTCCGACGTGACCAGCCCGACGGCCCACAGCCCCGGCCCGTCGTCCAGCCCGTACAGCGCCTCCCGCCGCTTGCTCGGGTAGTGCGGGGCGGCCGACTTCTCGGGCTCGTCGGCGTCGTCCTGCGGGTACAGCACCGTATCGGCGCCATCGCCCCGGAACAGGATCAGGTAGGCGTACGCCGGGCGGGACAGGGTCACCTTCACGTCGATGAAGTCGGCCACCGTGGCCGAGAAGCTGTCCTCGCGGCCGAGGACGGGGAGCGGCCGCACGTCGGTCCCGCCCGCCGCGACCGGCCGCCACGGGCGGACCTCGAACGACACCACCCGCAGCGGCTCGACCGCGGCCGCGGCCGCCGGCGGCTCGGGACTGGGGGCCGGGGCCGGCGGCCGTATCGCGTACCACCCCGCCGCCGCACCCGTCATAAGGAGAACGAGAGCGGCGACCCGAACCGGCCACCGGGCCGCCGGTCGCGGCGGAGGCGGTGCGGCGACCGCCGGGGCGGGTGCCACCGTGTCCGTGTCCCCCGCCGGGCCGACGACACGTGCCAGCGCATCGGCCACCGAGCTGGCCGACGGCGGCCGGTCCGCCGGGCGCTTCGCCAGCAGCCGTATCACCGCCGCGGACAGGGCCGGCGGGACGGCCGGGTTCACCGCGTCCGGCGGCGGCGGGCTGGCGTCGGCCACCGCCTTCAGGACCGCCGTCAGGGACGGGCCGGCGAACGCCCGGACCCCGGTCGCCGCCTCGTACAGCACGGCCCCGAGCGAGAACAGGTCGGTCCGGGGGTCGAGCGGGCGGCCGTCCACCTGCTCCGGGCTCATGTACGACGGGGTGCCGGCCACCCGCCCGGGCTGGGAGAGGCCGTCGTCGGCGTCGGCGACCCGGGCGAGGCCGAAGTCGAGCACCACCACCCGCCCGGTCGGGGCCTCGAGCCACAGGTTGGCCGGCTTGATGTCGCGGTGGATGAGCCCGGCGGCGTGGGCGGCGGCCAGCCCGAGGGCCGCCTCCCGCCCGACCCGGGCGACCTCGGCCGGCGGGAGCGGGCCGCGGGCCAGCCGGGCGGCGAGCGTCTCGCCGGCGAGGAGCGGCATGACCAGGAACGGGCCGGCGGTCGTCTCCCCGACGTGGTAGATCGGGCAGAGGTGGTCGTGCCGGACGGCGGCCGCGGCCCGGGCCTCGCGGAGGAAGCGGGCGCGGGCGGCCGGGTCGGCGGCGAGGGCCGGCTTCATCGCCTTCACCGCCACGTCGCGGCCGAGCTGCGGGTCGTGCGCCCGGTACACGTCGCCCATGCCGCCGCCGCCGACCCGCTCCCCGATCTCGTACCCGCCGGGTCCGGGGTCGAACGAGGCCGTGTCGGCCGGCGGGCCGGCCGGGGTCGGCCCCCCGCCGGCGGACGGGCGGGTCGTGTCGGGGTCGGCCGGCGGCGGGGTGGCGGCGAGTTGGGCGACCCGGCGGAGGTCGGCGACGCGCCTCTCCAACTCCGGGAGGAGGTCCGGGCGGCCGCGGCACAGTTCGGCCGGCGACACCTCGGCGCCGCGGTCGAACGCGGCCTGCCAGGCGGAGAGTCGGTCGAGCAGCGGGTCGTCGTCCATCGCGGCTCCGGTCAGGCGGCGGGGAGGGCGGTGCCGGGGGCGGTCGGCCGGTCGTGGTCGGACCGGCACGCGACCACCTCGCGGTGGGACGCAGCCCAGCGGTCGCGAGCGGCCGAGGCGGCCGCTCGGATGCGGTCGATCGGGTCGCCGAGCCGGGTGGTGTGGAACGACGGGTCGGGCATGGGCGGCCCGGGGCGGTGGTGCGAGTAACGAGATTTTGCCAGACGGTCCGGCTCCTGTCCAGCACCGCGAGCCGGCGTGGTAATGGCGGGTTGCCCGAGGTGGGAAGCGCGCGGGGGCGGCATCCGGGCGGTGAACCGCGAAGACACTCGGGCGGTGAGCGTGAGCGCCGACGACAAGCCGACACACGTCACTTCGCTCCCCGTCCGCCAGCCGGTGCGTCTCATCACATCGCCGGTACGGGAGCGTCGTCTGCCGTTCGGGCTGGCGCCCGCCGGTTCGGAATCGCGGGTTACTCGGCGTCCGGGTCGAACAGCCGCGCGTAGAGCTGCCCGAAGATGTTGATGGCCGATCGGTGTGCCCAGGCGGCCGCCTCGCACACCGCGGCCCGCCGGCTCGGCCCCGCCACCCGCGCCCCGCCCCGCACCCGTGAGCGGATCCGCTCCGCCACCGGCCGGCCCGGGCCGAGGCGCGTCGCGGAGAAGAACTCCGCCAGCCCGGCGCGCTCGACCGGCCCCCCGAAGACCCGCGCGAGCCCGGACCGGGCCGTCACCTCCTCGTCGGGCGGGACGAAGACGACGTACCCGCCCGCCACCAGCACGACCGTCTCATCCCCGTCCTCGCCGCCCCCCGGGGGCTCACCTGCCAGGAGCCGGACCAACTCCTCCACCCAGGGTTCCTTGAGCCGGCGGCACCGGCGACGGACTTCCGCGGCGAGGTCGAGGGCGTGCGCCTCCGCGACCGCCCGCCGGAACCGGTCGTACCCGGCCTGGACGGTCGGCGGCGTGACCGCGGGCGCCGCCGTGCCCGCGGCGGCGGCCCCGCGGCTCTCCGCCGACAGGGCCGCCGCCGCCTCCCGGACCGACATTCCCGTGGCGTAGGTATCGAGCAGCCGCAGCTGCCGCCGCCGCCCGTCGAAGCTCCACTTCCGCCGGCAGTCCGGGCACTGCCGCTGGCGGCCGCCCCCGCGGGTAGTGGCCACCCCCGCCCGGCAGTCGCGCCCCAGGCAGAGTTGCCCCTCGATCGCCCGCCGGTACTCCGCCGGTGACATAGCTGCCCTGGAAATTTTAACACCAACCTCGGACGACCGTTCGTCCGGCCAATCGCGCTCGTTCCCGGCCACGCCTGCCGGGTCCGCGAAAACCGCCTTCCCGCTCGCATGTTACACGATCCTGCCCTGCCGCTCCGGATCGGTCTCCTCGCGTCGGATCCGCAGGTGCCCCGCCACGGCGGGATACTGCCCGCAGACACCCGGAGGAGTCTGCCATGCCTGACGCGACGACCGACCTCGTGGACCGCTTGCTGACCGAGGGGCCGATCGGCCCCGCCGCCGCCGCCCGGCTGTACGGCAGCTACCGGAGCGGCCGCCCGACTCACCCCTCGACCGTCGTCCGGCACATCCAGGAGGGGGTGCGGCTGGCCGACGGCACGACCCTCCGCCTGGAGGGCGTCCGGATCGGCGGCCGCCTCGTGACCAGCCGCGCCGCCGTCGTCCGGTTCGTCGCGGCGCAGCAACCGGCGGCGGCGGAGCAGCCGGCCGCCACCCCGCCGCGGTCACCGGCCCAGCGGGCGACCGCCGCCGACGCCGCCGGGGAACGACTGAAGGCCCTCGGCTGTTGACGCGAGCCGGCCGGGGCGCTTGCCCTCTGGCCTCACGGCTCGACCGTCCCGGGGGCCGCGGACGCAGGCCGCCGCCCGACCCCCGTCCACCGGATCGCACCACCGACGCTGTCGGCACACTCACCGAAAGGGGTATAGCCGTGGAACCCGCACGCCCGACCGGGGTGGCACTGGGCGACCGCATCGAACACG carries:
- a CDS encoding CHAT domain-containing tetratricopeptide repeat protein codes for the protein MRGLILVPGWVVLVGLVAAQEPKPAEPAKAPQWQRVLSKEDAKTVADLRRKLAAAKAADRVDEAVKLLEEVVALRTRVQGADHWEVVDERVYLKTLRTLDADGRRDWRAARLANREAFQLHAGGRIAEAAPLFQKALDIRRKVLGEDHPDTANSYNNVAANLQARGKAAEAAPLVQKALDIYRRVLGEDHPDTAASYNDVAANLSARGKDAEAAPLVQKALDIRRRILGEDHPETGNSYINVAINLAALKKTAEAAPLFRKALDINRRVLGEDHPETATSYNYVAIILETRGKAAEAAPLFQKALDIRRKVLGEDHPDTGNSYSRVGFNLEARGKPAEAAPLYQKALDIARKVLGEDHPDTATSYNNVAANLQTRGKAAEAAPLFRKTLDFRRKVLGEDHPHTADSYNNLASNLTARGKDAEAAPLYQKALDIARKVLGEDHPDTARSYNNVATNLTTRGKADEAAPLFRKTLDINRRVLGEDHPKTATSYTNLAFNLAAQGKATEAATVLRQAVFSAEASRLTRAKGIERAIGAKFDPRLLLAAMECGTNPGGAWNQAELTLARGLLDQRDQPGSTLTPAESAERGTLQARVTDLQSRILVLVTRTTRSDAENTELEQLLTARRAAEQKLAALAVAESARAVAAPEAIRAALPADAALLLWVDVFSTGGVEEHFACVVRRDGAPRWERLPGTGESGKWTKEDDALPQSLREALARSAPAARVAALAKQLHAQRVAPVLKHLDGVKTLYVVPVEAMAGVPVEVLAPEFTISYVPSGTFLARLPRREVRPPTLLAVGDPVYEPGTARRPDLTALPPHGLLVQQVAPAGAAGTAGLRAGDVILSYADTPTKTLDDLQAAVQKAGGAKDAALTYWRVGADDRPAERTVRVPVGPLGVALARDPAPAAIADRRKTEAMLASAGRGDPLADLPGSRYEVARIAGLFDQPKVLLDSKASEPEVEALRTADQLKGYRYLHFATHGKGDNVIAFDSALILSQDKPGEEFAPSDRPWRDNRVTAREVLDYWNLDADLVTLSACETGVGQAGGGDGLLGFAQAFLLKGSRAVCLSLWEVDDTATALLMQRFYQNLLGKRPGLAAPMPKAAALREAKEWLRGLSSDEALREGAALRAGVVRSGRGEQVVRRVGELPEGARPGERPFAHPQYWAAFILVGDPN
- a CDS encoding serine/threonine-protein kinase gives rise to the protein MDDDPLLDRLSAWQAAFDRGAEVSPAELCRGRPDLLPELERRVADLRRVAQLAATPPPADPDTTRPSAGGGPTPAGPPADTASFDPGPGGYEIGERVGGGGMGDVYRAHDPQLGRDVAVKAMKPALAADPAARARFLREARAAAAVRHDHLCPIYHVGETTAGPFLVMPLLAGETLAARLARGPLPPAEVARVGREAALGLAAAHAAGLIHRDIKPANLWLEAPTGRVVVLDFGLARVADADDGLSQPGRVAGTPSYMSPEQVDGRPLDPRTDLFSLGAVLYEAATGVRAFAGPSLTAVLKAVADASPPPPDAVNPAVPPALSAAVIRLLAKRPADRPPSASSVADALARVVGPAGDTDTVAPAPAVAAPPPPRPAARWPVRVAALVLLMTGAAAGWYAIRPPAPAPSPEPPAAAAAVEPLRVVSFEVRPWRPVAAGGTDVRPLPVLGREDSFSATVADFIDVKVTLSRPAYAYLILFRGDGADTVLYPQDDADEPEKSAAPHYPSKRREALYGLDDGPGLWAVGLVTSEDRLPPYREWRGSHPGGPWGRHPAPTDTVLFDDGAGLDVLVPGRPATRGSRGEKTDINRRPVVALVDWLKGQAGGPVAAVAFPVTAVK
- a CDS encoding DUF1580 domain-containing protein — its product is MPDATTDLVDRLLTEGPIGPAAAARLYGSYRSGRPTHPSTVVRHIQEGVRLADGTTLRLEGVRIGGRLVTSRAAVVRFVAAQQPAAAEQPAATPPRSPAQRATAADAAGERLKALGC